The Halopseudomonas sabulinigri genome window below encodes:
- the rsxG gene encoding electron transport complex subunit RsxG, whose translation MDNPTSTRSSVLRNSIILGVFAMATVGMIAITQQGTAEHISDAQRRVQLSALNEILPHEQHDNDLLADSFSVDDYPHLRLGAPRDAYRARQHGEVVAVILPVVAPEGYSGRIDLLVGIYANGEVAGVRAVNHRETPGLGDKIEIGKSQWVLEFNGKSLSMPVPENWAVKKDGGEFDQFTGATITPRAVVQAVYQSLEYFAEHRDSLLLSAEEPTNGN comes from the coding sequence ATGGACAACCCCACCAGCACCCGCAGTTCGGTACTGCGCAACAGCATCATCCTGGGCGTATTCGCCATGGCCACCGTCGGCATGATTGCCATCACCCAGCAAGGCACCGCCGAGCACATCAGCGACGCCCAGCGCCGCGTGCAACTGAGCGCGCTGAACGAAATACTGCCGCACGAGCAGCACGACAACGATCTGCTGGCCGACAGTTTCAGTGTGGACGACTACCCCCACCTGCGCCTTGGCGCCCCGCGCGATGCGTACCGCGCACGGCAGCACGGTGAGGTGGTGGCGGTAATCCTCCCGGTGGTGGCACCCGAGGGCTACAGTGGGCGTATCGACCTGCTGGTTGGCATCTACGCCAATGGCGAGGTGGCTGGCGTGCGCGCAGTCAACCACCGCGAAACACCGGGTCTTGGTGACAAGATCGAGATCGGCAAAAGCCAGTGGGTGCTGGAGTTCAATGGTAAAAGCCTGAGCATGCCGGTACCGGAAAACTGGGCGGTGAAAAAGGATGGCGGCGAGTTCGATCAGTTTACCGGCGCTACCATTACCCCGCGCGCCGTGGTACAGGCGGTGTATCAGAGCCTGGAATACTTTGCAGAGCATCGCGACAGCTTGTTGCTGTCCGCCGAGGAGCCCACCAATGGCAACTAA
- the rsxD gene encoding electron transport complex subunit RsxD, whose amino-acid sequence MALVRMTSPHAKGNNHTQTIMLWVLGATLPGVLAMTWFFGFGTLINICFASLVALAVESLILWVRKRPIAFYLRDGSALVTAWLLALALPPYAPWWLTLVATAFAIVFGKQLYGGLGQNPFNPAMLGYAVVLISFPVEMTSWPAWRGVENVLPDVQATLGLFEGLSRIFLPSAHAIDGWTMATPLDVVKTNASLTMAELQASKPVFGSLAGHGWEWVSLAYLAGGIALLCKRIYTWHAPVGMLGALAVMSLLFWNGSGSDSNGSPLFHLLSGASMLGAFFIVTDPVSGATSKQGRLIFGAGVGILVYCIRAWGGYPDAVAFAVLLMNLAAPTIDYYSTPRTYGHRKAKRGMGKTD is encoded by the coding sequence ATGGCCCTGGTTCGCATGACCTCGCCCCACGCCAAGGGCAATAACCACACCCAGACCATCATGCTCTGGGTACTGGGCGCTACCCTACCCGGCGTGCTGGCCATGACCTGGTTCTTCGGCTTCGGCACCCTGATCAATATCTGTTTCGCCAGCCTGGTAGCACTCGCGGTCGAGAGCCTGATTCTGTGGGTTCGCAAGCGCCCCATAGCGTTCTATTTGCGCGACGGCAGCGCCCTGGTCACCGCCTGGCTACTGGCACTCGCGCTGCCGCCCTACGCGCCCTGGTGGCTGACGCTGGTCGCCACCGCGTTCGCCATCGTGTTTGGCAAGCAGTTGTACGGCGGGCTGGGCCAGAACCCGTTCAACCCAGCCATGCTGGGCTACGCCGTGGTGCTGATCTCCTTCCCGGTCGAGATGACCAGTTGGCCCGCCTGGCGCGGCGTAGAAAACGTATTGCCCGATGTGCAAGCCACACTTGGCCTGTTTGAGGGTCTCTCGCGTATTTTCCTACCCTCGGCCCACGCTATCGACGGCTGGACCATGGCGACGCCACTGGATGTGGTAAAAACCAATGCCAGCCTGACCATGGCCGAACTGCAGGCCAGCAAGCCGGTATTCGGCAGCCTGGCCGGCCACGGCTGGGAGTGGGTCAGCCTGGCCTACCTGGCCGGCGGCATCGCGCTGCTCTGCAAGCGCATCTACACCTGGCATGCACCGGTCGGCATGCTCGGCGCCCTGGCCGTGATGAGCCTGTTATTCTGGAACGGCAGCGGCTCTGACTCCAACGGCTCGCCGCTGTTTCACCTGCTCAGTGGCGCCAGCATGCTGGGCGCGTTTTTCATCGTTACCGATCCGGTCTCCGGCGCGACCAGCAAGCAGGGGCGGCTGATCTTTGGTGCCGGCGTCGGCATTCTGGTCTATTGCATTCGCGCCTGGGGCGGCTACCCCGATGCCGTTGCCTTCGCCGTGCTGCTGATGAATCTGGCCGCACCGACCATCGACTACTACAGCACACCCCGCACCTACGGCCACCGCAAGGCCAAACGCGGCATGGGCAAGACGGACTGA
- the rsxC gene encoding electron transport complex subunit RsxC yields MNAATPIRIWDIPGGIHPDENKHQSTQHGIETLPLPNQLILPLQQHLGARAEPAVEIGERVLKGQLIAEASGMISCPLHAPTSGTVTAIGPAPYPHASGLEEWAITLEVDGQDEWTTLAPISDYHALEPATLLEVIRQAGVSGLGGAGFPTSVKLKARPEQKIHTLIVNGTECEPYITADDSAMRYKAREIVAGIEILQHILHPEQVLIGIEDNKPEAIEAMRAAVAEHAPTAAMQVVVFPTKYPSGGEKQLIQILTGKEVPSGGLPADIGMVCQNIGTLLAIHDAVLLGQPLIKRITTLTGAALSHPTNVEALIGTPISHLLAFAGLQPERLYRLVMGGPMMGFTLQSMAAPIIKTTNCLLAGTQDELPPPPPAQPCIRCGLCAEACPAELLPQQLHFFALGKDYDQLKRQNLFDCIECGACSYVCPSSIPLVQYYRAAKSDIRALDLQQHKSDHSKQRFEHRQERLQREAEQKERDRQARADKAARLKAAKEAEAAKASTASASESSASAEPDVARLQAQKPSGLSPEQKQLKIAAATAQMALKKANKQLAANPDNRDLQAQIPELEQAARAAQEAFDKAQGEVATQPAAEPAAGADDAKKLKIEAAMLRANLRKAERAAGDNPSEEQQAEIAKLREEAEAADARVPAAPAVKPPADENLKKAKLDLAMARAAVKKTERELANSPDDETLQAQLATQQESFKAAEAALHEAENNSPIPPPERQKVDKKPVDENLRELKTNLATSKADFKRAERELQAAKDADTDTAPAQEQLTASRAKLDAAAKAFADYMASKETD; encoded by the coding sequence ATGAACGCTGCGACCCCGATCCGCATCTGGGATATCCCCGGCGGCATTCATCCCGACGAGAACAAGCACCAGTCGACCCAACATGGCATCGAAACCCTGCCATTGCCTAACCAACTGATTTTGCCCCTGCAGCAACACCTGGGAGCCCGCGCTGAGCCCGCGGTAGAGATTGGCGAGCGGGTGCTCAAGGGCCAGTTGATCGCCGAAGCCAGCGGCATGATCAGCTGCCCTTTGCATGCACCAACCTCAGGTACCGTCACGGCTATCGGCCCGGCGCCCTACCCCCACGCCTCTGGCCTGGAAGAATGGGCCATTACCCTTGAAGTCGACGGGCAGGACGAATGGACAACGCTCGCCCCAATCAGCGATTACCACGCACTGGAACCTGCCACCCTGCTGGAAGTCATTCGTCAGGCTGGCGTTAGCGGTTTGGGCGGTGCGGGCTTTCCGACCTCGGTAAAACTCAAGGCGCGGCCCGAGCAGAAGATTCACACGCTGATCGTCAACGGCACCGAGTGTGAGCCCTACATCACCGCCGATGACTCTGCCATGCGCTACAAGGCGCGGGAAATCGTCGCCGGGATCGAGATTCTGCAGCACATCCTGCACCCTGAGCAGGTGCTGATCGGCATTGAAGACAACAAGCCCGAAGCGATTGAGGCGATGCGCGCTGCGGTGGCCGAACACGCACCCACAGCAGCCATGCAGGTGGTGGTCTTCCCGACCAAATACCCCTCGGGCGGCGAGAAGCAGCTGATCCAGATTCTGACCGGCAAGGAAGTACCCAGCGGCGGCCTGCCGGCCGACATTGGCATGGTCTGCCAGAACATCGGCACCCTGCTGGCGATCCACGACGCCGTGCTGCTCGGCCAGCCACTGATCAAACGCATCACCACGCTGACCGGTGCGGCGCTGAGCCACCCCACTAACGTGGAAGCGTTGATCGGCACGCCCATCAGCCACTTGCTGGCCTTTGCCGGCCTGCAACCCGAGCGCTTGTACCGCCTGGTCATGGGCGGCCCGATGATGGGCTTTACGTTGCAAAGCATGGCCGCGCCCATCATCAAGACCACCAACTGCCTGCTAGCCGGCACGCAAGATGAACTGCCGCCACCACCGCCCGCGCAGCCGTGCATCCGTTGCGGCCTGTGCGCCGAGGCTTGCCCCGCAGAGCTGCTGCCACAACAACTGCACTTCTTCGCGCTCGGCAAGGATTACGACCAACTCAAGCGGCAGAACCTGTTTGACTGCATCGAGTGTGGCGCCTGCTCTTACGTTTGCCCCAGCAGCATTCCATTGGTGCAGTATTACCGCGCGGCCAAGTCCGACATTCGCGCACTGGATCTGCAGCAGCATAAGTCGGACCACTCCAAGCAACGCTTCGAGCACCGCCAGGAGCGCCTGCAACGTGAGGCCGAGCAGAAGGAACGCGACCGTCAGGCCCGCGCGGACAAAGCCGCACGCCTGAAAGCCGCCAAGGAAGCCGAAGCTGCCAAGGCGAGCACCGCCAGTGCCAGCGAAAGCAGCGCCTCTGCCGAACCCGACGTCGCCCGCCTGCAAGCGCAGAAACCCAGCGGGCTGAGCCCCGAGCAGAAACAGCTGAAGATTGCTGCCGCCACCGCGCAGATGGCGCTGAAAAAGGCCAACAAGCAATTGGCCGCCAACCCCGACAACAGAGACCTGCAAGCGCAGATTCCCGAGCTGGAACAAGCCGCGCGTGCCGCCCAGGAAGCCTTCGACAAGGCGCAGGGCGAGGTCGCTACCCAGCCTGCAGCAGAACCTGCGGCCGGCGCGGACGATGCCAAGAAGTTGAAGATCGAGGCCGCCATGTTGCGCGCCAATCTGCGCAAGGCCGAACGCGCTGCCGGTGACAACCCCAGCGAAGAACAGCAGGCCGAGATCGCCAAGCTGCGTGAAGAAGCCGAGGCAGCAGACGCCCGGGTACCTGCCGCGCCAGCCGTCAAGCCACCGGCCGATGAAAACCTCAAGAAAGCCAAGCTCGACCTGGCCATGGCACGCGCTGCGGTAAAGAAAACCGAGCGTGAACTGGCCAACAGTCCGGACGACGAAACGCTACAGGCGCAGCTGGCGACTCAACAGGAAAGCTTCAAGGCCGCAGAAGCCGCGTTGCATGAGGCTGAAAACAACAGCCCCATCCCGCCGCCCGAACGGCAAAAGGTAGACAAGAAGCCGGTGGATGAAAACCTGCGCGAACTGAAAACCAACCTCGCCACCAGCAAGGCCGATTTCAAGCGCGCCGAGCGCGAACTACAGGCTGCCAAGGATGCAGATACCGATACCGCGCCCGCGCAGGAACAGCTCACTGCCAGCCGCGCCAAACTGGATGCCGCCGCCAAGGCCTTCGCCGATTACATGGCCAGCAAGGAGACCGACTGA
- the rsxB gene encoding electron transport complex subunit RsxB — MSMILTAVVVLLGLALIFGAILGYAAIRFKVEGDPIVDQINDLLPQTQCGQCGHPGCKPYAEGIAHGEPINKCPPGGESTIQALADLLDVEVLPLDAEHGEEKPKMVAYIREAECIGCTKCIQACPVDAILGAAKQMHTVITDECTGCDLCVEPCPVDCIDMLPLPTTPQNWKWDFPLPGAAVIATDAQRGAA, encoded by the coding sequence ATGTCGATGATTCTCACTGCCGTAGTCGTTCTGCTGGGCCTGGCGCTGATTTTCGGCGCCATCCTGGGTTACGCCGCCATTCGCTTCAAGGTCGAGGGCGACCCCATCGTTGATCAGATCAACGATCTGTTGCCGCAGACCCAGTGCGGTCAGTGCGGCCACCCCGGCTGCAAGCCCTACGCCGAAGGCATCGCCCATGGCGAGCCGATCAACAAGTGTCCGCCCGGCGGTGAATCAACCATTCAGGCGCTGGCCGACCTGCTCGACGTGGAAGTACTCCCACTGGATGCCGAGCACGGCGAAGAAAAGCCCAAGATGGTCGCCTACATTCGCGAGGCCGAGTGTATTGGCTGTACCAAGTGCATTCAGGCCTGTCCGGTCGATGCGATTCTCGGGGCCGCCAAGCAGATGCACACCGTAATTACCGATGAGTGCACCGGCTGCGACCTGTGTGTCGAGCCCTGCCCGGTCGATTGCATCGACATGCTCCCGCTGCCGACCACCCCGCAGAACTGGAAGTGGGACTTCCCGCTACCCGGTGCCGCCGTTATTGCCACCGACGCCCAGCGAGGAGCCGCTTAA